The genome window CATGGGAAGCCGCGTGTACAGCATCGAAAAAGTGGCAAGCGGTGTGAACTTTTCGATGACCGAGAGAATCGGCGGTCCGTTGTTCCCGCTGTTTGCAGGGATGATTCCCTCCTTCGATAAGTCGTTCGACAAATTCGCCGCCGACCTGAAGAAGGAAGCTGAATCCATCCAACGTTCGAAGAAGTAATGTTTAAGGAGAAAGAACATGGAAAAGCGTACGAAAGACAAGCCCTGGAAGTTGAAAACACCTCCGCTCACATCGGACTATGAAATGTATGTGGATATGAAGGACGGCAGAGAGATCATTGTCTGCACAGTTGGCTCAACCGTCCTGCACTACGATTATCGCTGTCTCGCCGACCTGTATGCCATGCTGAAGAAACACGGCGATTGGATGGAGTTGGGAAGCAAGGACGAAAAACAGGAACCCGTGCAGGGCACCGTGGAATATTGGGGACGCTCGCCCAATAATCCAATTGGCGGGTGGTATGGACTCAAGAAAGGCTTCCGCGGGAGATTTGCGATGTACATGCCGCCCTTGATGGAGGCGCTGGGCTTGGCTGAAGTGGAGCACAATCCGCGAAATAATCGAATGAGGGCGAAGTAGGCATCCATAGCAAGTCCGCGCGTTGAGTGTGGCGCATCGCAAGTTGTACGCCGAGCCGGCGCCGATGATGAAGTAAGCCCTTGAACCCCCGCACCAGCGGGGGTTTTTCTTGTGTTCATCTTGTCGGCGAATTTACCCCCGCTGAACGTCAGTGATTGAAGTTGACTATTTATGTAAGCTCTGTCCAAATATCTATCCGTTGAAAAATTCTTACTTGAAATCTTTCGGTAAAGTGACTATACTTTTTTTAATCCCAGGCATTACGGTCTTTGTCACCCCATGCAGGACATCGAAAGGAGCAATCGATGAAACATGCATGCAAGTTTTCATGCCAGGCGCTGTTTTTGCTACTGATCCTGTCTCTCGCCTTTCTCGCAGACTCGCGGCCGGTGGCGGCCCGGACTGATCCACCAAAAGGCCCCAGCCCGCTCTTCGTGGGATTGATGACACCGGACATTCCCTCAGAAATTTGCATGGGGCAGAAATTAACAATTGAATTTTATTTCGTATATTTACGGGGAAGTAAAGCGCCCCCATTAGTTCCTCGGATGAATGAAGCAGAAGCAAGGCTATCTTCGAAAGTGGGCACTGTTTCTCCAAAACTCTTCCGTTATACGAACGCCAAAGTTGGTGGTTCAGTGAACATAGAGAAATTCTCGTACGCCACCGGAAAGAAGGAGGGCAATGAAACCATCAACATTACAGTGTCTATGTTCGGCGAAAAAGTTGATCTTAAACCGCCGATCACGTTTAAGGTCAAAAAATGCAGCGCTTCAATGAAGTTCCATCAACGGACGAGCTTTTCATACATGATGGCGTCGGTGATCACCACCTACAGCGGCAGCGGTACCCTCAAGATGGATGAAAACGGGGGGATCAGCGGCAGCGGCACCCAGGCGATATGGAGCGATATCCCGCCCTATTCCCTGGATGGAGGTTCGTGCGTGCACAGCCCGCCTTGGGAGGGCAGTTCGGGCATCACCTTCAGCGGCCAGATGGACGACGACGGCGCCGCCGTGGTGAGCATGGAATTGGCGGCCCTGAGCGTGAACAGTACCACGCTCACCTGCACCGGCGAAGATCACAGCGCCAGTATGTCTTTTCCGGGTTATACCTACGGCGCCTGCCAGATCGTGCTGGATGATTTTAGCTTTGAATCAGGGACGTTGGACGTTCCCTTTAACTGCCCCGGTGAGGAGCCGTACACCGTTCCGATCACGATCATTCCAAGGAGGGGATCATGAACCGCGCCGCAGTTGCAGTGACCTGCCTGGCGCTGCTTGCGTTGTCATGCCGCGCCTTCGGCGTTGGAACCGATAACCAGAACGGGAACATACCACAGGCCGGGAATGTTGACCTGAGCGGCTACTTTTTACCCGACCCGACCGCGGGGCTGGATGGGCTGCAAAGTTATGTCCAGACCCTTTCCATTTCCTTCCGTGGATCGCAGAACGGAATCGCGTTTGAGTACATCGATACTTACCGCCAGGAAGCCAACCGCCAAATCAACGCGCAATTCACCTTTGTGGATATTGCCAGGCTTGAAGGCGGCCGGGATAACATTCTCTCCGGGCACCTTGGCGAGGCCTATTACTCACAAATGGATGACGGCGAATGCCGTGTTTCATGGGGCGAGCGCGCGGAAGGTAGCCAGCCATTTGTGCCGGCACGATTGCTGCCTCCCCTGCTTTCCGCCAGGGAGGGCGGCCAGGAGCCGGTGAATGGAGTCCAGGCCCGGCGCTATGATTTCGATGCCGCTGTCTTGGAATATCCACCCAGCACAACCGTGGAGGGGCAGGTATGGCTGGCTGAAGCGGGCGGATATGTGGTGAAGTACTCGATGCGGATTCAGGGCGCAGGTGATTTTTTTGGGGAGGGTGTGCAGGGGGAACAGGCATTTGAATATGAACTTGACCAGGTGGACACGTTCGAAGGTCCGCAGCTGCCGCAGGGTTGCCTGGCGGTGCTGACCGATTTCCCGATCATGGATGACGCGTTCGACATCCAGCGGTTACCGGGCGTGCTGGCCTATACCAGTTCCTCCGACACAGCGCAAATCAAGGATTTTCACGAACAGCAACTTCAGGATAGGGGTTGGGGGGCCGGCAGTACGCATTTCATCCCGGATGGTGGAACCACGCTGGTGTTCATGCATATGGAGGAACTGCATATCACCTACGTCACCTTGCAGGCCGCTGCGGCCGGTACTTGGGTGACGGTGAAGGTCGAGCCAATGCAGCCATCCCTGCCGGGCCTGATGCCGCTACCTTGAAGAAACGAACTCCGCGCGGGGATGACCGGGGGGAGCCATTGTCTGTGGTGAAATAAATGGTGAATGTAAAACGAGGAACTCCCGGCACAAATGTGCCGGGAGTTTTTTGTAAAAATGCTCGCCGCCAGGGTGAGGGGGGCACCCTAACGACGAGCAGGTACATTCTATCAGAAAATCAATGGTAAAACCAGTCCGTGCGGAGGCGAGCGTGAGCGCGGGCAGTTATATCGTTTTCGACATCGGCCTGCTCTTCGTCGCCTTGACACTGGGATTGACTCCCATTGCCTTCGTCCTGCGCAATAAAGGGTGATCTTTTCAGGAGATACAGTAGCCTGGTAAACTTTTTTAAGAATAGCGTACTTGTTCTTACCGCGACTTTGCGTTATCATGATTCTGTCAGGGGTGGCTGCACCCCACAAATCCCATTATCTCTTAAGAGGAGAAGATATGAACAAACGTTTGTCTTTCGTCCTGCTGGCGATCTTCGTTTCCGTTGCGATGATCCTCAGCGCCTGCGGCGCTCCTGCCACAGAAGCCCCCGCTCCCACTGCAGTTCCGCCCACCGCAGAGCCTACTGAAGAGCCAACTCCTGAACTTGGTTCACCTGAACAACCGATCAAGGTACTCTTCGTTCCATCCGTGGATGTAGACTTCATGATCGAGAGCGGCGCCCTGATTGAACAAGCATTGAATGAAGCCACCGGTCTGACCTTCGAGGTCAGCGTGCCCACCTCCTACGCCGCAACTATTGAGGAAATGTGCGCTTCGCCTGATGACACCATCGGGTTTATCCCGGCAGTCCCTTATGTGCTTGCCAATCAACTGTGTGGCGTTCAGCCCGGCTTAGCGGCCGAACGCCGCGGCTGGAATATCTACTGGACCGGCTTCTTCGTCGCCCGCGACAGCGAATTCCAGACCCTCGAGGATCTGGCTGGCGCCAAGTGGGCTTACCCGGATGCCAGCTCCACTTCAGGTTACCTGTACCCCGCATCCATCTTTTCTGATTTGGGCATCGAAGTTGGCGAAACAGTCGAGGCTGGCGGTCACCCACAGTCCATCCTGGCGGTATATAACGGACAGGCTGATGTCGCCACCGCCTTCTTCAGCCCTCCCTTGTTGCCGGAAGGCCGTTGGGCAATAGGTGATTCCCCAGAGGTTCCTGATGATGTGCTGGATTCCTGCGCCCCGAATGCAGAGGGTGAGTTGTGGTGCGGTGACTACCGTGTGCTGGATGCCCGCGGAAGCGTAACCGGTGATGCGCCTGACATCGTCCAGAAGGTCCGTCTCCTGACCCTCTCCAAGGAAATTCCCAACGATACCATGTCCTTCTCCCCGAATTTCCCTGACGAGTTGAAGCAGGTCATCATTGATGCTTTGATCGAATTTATCGATCTCGAAAACCCGGCCTGCGCCGACTCCCTTTGCAACGAGAAATTCTACAGCTGGACCGCAGCCGGACCAATCGCAGATGAGAACTTTGACGGCGTCCGCATTCTGGTTGCCCAACAAGGGATCACTCTCGAAAACCTTGGTGAGTAGTATTAGACGCTTTACCATTTCTTGCCCCAGGGAAACCTGGGGCAAGATTTAAATATGGGTATTATTCATTTCTAAATTTATTCTTTTCGCCCACATTTTTAAAATTGAACATTTAAAATTGAACACAAGAAAGGCGGTCTTTCACCATGCTAGAAGTCAAAAACCTCTCCAAAGTGTATGATGGTGACGTGCAGGCCCTTAAGAACGTCAGTTTTAACGTGAAGCAGGGTGAATTCCTGGCCGTGATCGGATTAAGTGGCTCTGGAAAATCCACTCTCTTGCGCTGTATCAACCGTCTGATCGAACCCACGGAAGGACAGATCATTTGGAACGGGCAGGATGTTACCGCTGCCAGTCAGGATGAGATGCGCCGCATCCGTCGCAAGATCGGTATGGTTTTTCAGCACTTTAATCTGGTATCCCGTTCAAAAGTCATCACCAATGTCCTGGCGGGGAGGCTTGGATATGTCCACCCCATGTTGAGCGCCTTTAACCGCTTCCCAAAAAGCGATATTGAAATGGC of Anaerolineales bacterium contains these proteins:
- the phnC gene encoding phosphonate ABC transporter ATP-binding protein, which translates into the protein MLEVKNLSKVYDGDVQALKNVSFNVKQGEFLAVIGLSGSGKSTLLRCINRLIEPTEGQIIWNGQDVTAASQDEMRRIRRKIGMVFQHFNLVSRSKVITNVLAGRLGYVHPMLSAFNRFPKSDIEMALAQLDKVGIMNQAYKRADELSGGQQQRVGIARAMMQEPAMILADEPVASLDPVLAHSIMQHLEKINKEDGVTVICSLHFLDLVHRYADRAIALNDGILMFDGPPNQIDDEKFREIYGKDAERVG
- the phnD gene encoding phosphate/phosphite/phosphonate ABC transporter substrate-binding protein gives rise to the protein MNKRLSFVLLAIFVSVAMILSACGAPATEAPAPTAVPPTAEPTEEPTPELGSPEQPIKVLFVPSVDVDFMIESGALIEQALNEATGLTFEVSVPTSYAATIEEMCASPDDTIGFIPAVPYVLANQLCGVQPGLAAERRGWNIYWTGFFVARDSEFQTLEDLAGAKWAYPDASSTSGYLYPASIFSDLGIEVGETVEAGGHPQSILAVYNGQADVATAFFSPPLLPEGRWAIGDSPEVPDDVLDSCAPNAEGELWCGDYRVLDARGSVTGDAPDIVQKVRLLTLSKEIPNDTMSFSPNFPDELKQVIIDALIEFIDLENPACADSLCNEKFYSWTAAGPIADENFDGVRILVAQQGITLENLGE